The following proteins are encoded in a genomic region of Channa argus isolate prfri chromosome 3, Channa argus male v1.0, whole genome shotgun sequence:
- the LOC137124598 gene encoding uncharacterized protein — MRMLHWSIVMICLCVSAEDVAVFREPGQNVTFNCSSAGCPSSIDGFAGMYLYHDFTSTEEVLYYHSDPSSEKISSRLRYNSRVHKEGFLTNHIITISNLTVNDSGLYRCVYTKTAAIKVNCSVHILVVKGLSVMPPTAEKCPPLVLIIIGTFVSSILLTVIFTMMVILTVKQWTSNRRRTRNMPLSSSDCVYEIMTKDGLRPLAPQQ; from the exons ATGAGGATGCTTCATTGGTCTATTGTGATGatctgtctttgtgtcagtgCAG AGGATGTTGCAGTGTTTCGAGAACCTGGTCAGAATGTCACCTTCAATTGTTCCTCTGCTGGATGTCCCAGCAGCATTGACGGCTTTGCTGGCATGTATCTGTATCACGATTTTACATCGACCGAAGAGGTGCTTTACTATCACTCTGACCCTAGCTCTGAAAAAATCTCCTCACGCCTCAGATACAATAGCAGGGTTCATAAAGAAGGATTTCTGACAAACCACATCATCACCATCAGCAATCTGACCGTGAATGACTCTGGTCTCTACCGCTGTGTCTACACAAAAACTGCTGCCATTAAAGTAAATTGCAGTGTACACATACTAGTTGTAAAAG GGCTTTCAGTAATGCCTCCAACCGCTGAAAAATGTCCACCATTGGTGTTAATCATAATCGGCACCTTTGTCTCCAGCATTCTATTAACCGTGATCTTCACCATGATGGTCATCCTGACG GTGAAACAATGGACTAGCAACCgaagaagaacaagaaataTGCCACTGTCATCCAGTGATTGTGTGTATGAAATTATGACCAAGGATGGCCTCCGCCCCTTAGCACCACAACAGTAG
- the jpt1a gene encoding jupiter microtubule associated homolog 1a codes for MTTTTTYQGMEPGAKSSSRVLRPPGGGSNISLGADEEKPPVRKNKMASSVFAEPEDPYANRRNNPPGGKPTGVLCGEPSAPLRRGGNHNTNHSVDVPATDGEISVRDNESSAADPEAVPEEAPAAEEAAVGLPSGRRNPPGGKSSLILG; via the exons ATGACGACAACCACGACATATCAAGGGATGGAGCCCGGTGCTAAAAGCAGTTCCAG GGTCTTGCGCCCTCCTGGAGGTGGTTCCAACATTTCGCTGGGTGCGGATGAGGAGAAACCTCCCGTCCGGAAAAACAAGATGGCCTCCAGTGTTTTTGCTGAACCAGAGGATCCGTATGCTAATCGAAGGAACAACCCACCAG GTGGGAAGCCTACAGGTGTGCTGTGTGGTGAACCATCAGCCCCtttgaggagaggaggaaaccACAACACCAACCACTCTGTTGACGTCCCCGCTACA GATGGAGAAATCTCTGTGCGTGATAATG AAAGCAGTGCTGCAGATCCTGAAGCAGTTCCAGAAGAGGCTCCTGCAGCTGAGGAAGCAGCTGTAGGACTACCATCTGGCCGCAGGAATCCCCCTGGTGGAAAGTCCAGTCTCATCCTGGGTTGA
- the zgc:174863 gene encoding cell surface glycoprotein CD200 receptor 1 isoform X1 → MQKVILKVKVKRRLGQLRDRCDHSSVYRETARLLRSVYGNMASISTLLLICLFISIIPGYANTDFINLKCNANSVGQFGQQSLLVCVIHTTQEVSNPEIRVVTWWKVGVKKPLVLFYEGKTTSTTGYKFAEPSWNNKNMNVSLLIANTEVANDGDYTCNVITDSGSSNSKTHLQVTAKYSPPIITTPKRIHQGADGFVICNSEGGYPKGQLRWFDEFNTDWTKSSEMVANKTKNGLFHLSSTLTLKSGSIFKYTCVVYNASGEKVNEANFDPDPNSGSSTGDGHEEPVHYKLESKVVAPVVVIGSLIVGLLITLLLLRWRSRKARRPSTAPLMGDHTEIPRCDEEGKA, encoded by the exons ATGCAAAAAGTCATactgaaagtgaaagtaaaaaggaGACTTGGTCAACTGCGAGATCGATGTGACCACAGCTCAGTCTACCGAGAAACAGCCCGGCTGCTGAGGAGCGTGTACG gtAACATGGCCTCAATCTCTACCCTATtattaatttgtcttttcatcAGTATCATTCCAGGATATGCGAATACGG ACTTTATTAATCTGAAATGCAACGCCAATAGCGTGGGGCAGTTTGGCCAGCAGTCACTGCTGGTGTGCGTTATCCACACCACACAAGAAGTATCAAACCCCGAAATCCGGGTTGTCACATGGTGGAAAGTCGGAGTAAAAAAACCCTTAGTGCTTTTTTACGAAGGCAAAACTACCTCGACGACCGGCTATAAGTTTGCTGAACCATCCTGGAACAACAAGAACATGAATGTGTCCCTGCTGATTGCCAACACTGAAGTGGCCAACGACGGAGATTACACATGCAATGTGATTACCGACAGTGGTAGTAGTAACAGCAAGACCCACCTTCAAGTCACAG CCAAATACAGTCCACCAATTATAACCACCCCTAAAAGAATTCATCAAGGTGCAGACGGCTTCGTGATTTGTAACTCTGAGGGTGGTTACCCAAAAGGACAGCTGCGCTGGTTTGACGAATTCAACACAGATTGGACAAAAAGCTCTGAAATGGTggcaaacaagacaaaaaatgGTCTCTTTCACCTGTCTAGCACGTTGACATTGAAGAGTGGATCCATTTTCAAGTATACCTGCGTAGTGTATAATGCCAGTggagaaaaagtaaatgaagcCAATTTTGACCCAGATCCAAACTCAGGATCAAGCACTGGAG ATGGTCATGAGGAACCCGTGCACTACAAACTAGAGTCCAAAGTAGTCGCTCCTGTGGTGGTCATCGGCTCGCTGATTGTTGGACTGCTGATAACGCTGCTGTTGCTAAGATGGCGATCTCGAA AGGCCCGGAGGCCATCTACAGCCCCCCTCATGG GGGACCATACAGAAATTCCTAGATGCGATGAGGAAG GTAAAGCTTAG
- the sumo2a gene encoding small ubiquitin like modifier 2a, giving the protein MADEKPKEGVKTENNEHINLKVAGQDGSVVQFKIKRHTPLSKLMKAYCERQGLSMRQIRFRFDGQPINETDTPSQLEMEDEDTIDVFQQQTGGSSL; this is encoded by the exons ATGGCAGACGAAAAACCCAAG gagggagtgaaaacagaaaacaatgagcACATTAACCTGAAGGTTGCGGGGCAGGATGGCTCAGTCGTCCAGTTCAAGATCAAAAGGCACACCCCTCTCAGCAAACTGATGAAAGCTTATTGTGAACGGCAG GGTCTGTCAATGAGACAAATACGATTTCGATTTGATGGTCAGCCTATCAATGAAACGGACACACCCTCGCAG ctagAAATGGAGGATGAAGATACGATTGATGTGTTCCAACAGCAAACCGGAGGCTCTTCTCTTTAA
- the zgc:174863 gene encoding cell surface glycoprotein CD200 receptor 1 isoform X2 — protein MQKVILKVKVKRRLGQLRDRCDHSSVYRETARLLRSVYGNMASISTLLLICLFISIIPGYANTDFINLKCNANSVGQFGQQSLLVCVIHTTQEVSNPEIRVVTWWKVGVKKPLVLFYEGKTTSTTGYKFAEPSWNNKNMNVSLLIANTEVANDGDYTCNVITDSGSSNSKTHLQVTAKYSPPIITTPKRIHQGADGFVICNSEGGYPKGQLRWFDEFNTDWTKSSEMVANKTKNGLFHLSSTLTLKSGSIFKYTCVVYNASGEKVNEANFDPDPNSGSSTGDGHEEPVHYKLESKVVAPVVVIGSLIVGLLITLLLLRWRSRRDHTEIPRCDEEGKA, from the exons ATGCAAAAAGTCATactgaaagtgaaagtaaaaaggaGACTTGGTCAACTGCGAGATCGATGTGACCACAGCTCAGTCTACCGAGAAACAGCCCGGCTGCTGAGGAGCGTGTACG gtAACATGGCCTCAATCTCTACCCTATtattaatttgtcttttcatcAGTATCATTCCAGGATATGCGAATACGG ACTTTATTAATCTGAAATGCAACGCCAATAGCGTGGGGCAGTTTGGCCAGCAGTCACTGCTGGTGTGCGTTATCCACACCACACAAGAAGTATCAAACCCCGAAATCCGGGTTGTCACATGGTGGAAAGTCGGAGTAAAAAAACCCTTAGTGCTTTTTTACGAAGGCAAAACTACCTCGACGACCGGCTATAAGTTTGCTGAACCATCCTGGAACAACAAGAACATGAATGTGTCCCTGCTGATTGCCAACACTGAAGTGGCCAACGACGGAGATTACACATGCAATGTGATTACCGACAGTGGTAGTAGTAACAGCAAGACCCACCTTCAAGTCACAG CCAAATACAGTCCACCAATTATAACCACCCCTAAAAGAATTCATCAAGGTGCAGACGGCTTCGTGATTTGTAACTCTGAGGGTGGTTACCCAAAAGGACAGCTGCGCTGGTTTGACGAATTCAACACAGATTGGACAAAAAGCTCTGAAATGGTggcaaacaagacaaaaaatgGTCTCTTTCACCTGTCTAGCACGTTGACATTGAAGAGTGGATCCATTTTCAAGTATACCTGCGTAGTGTATAATGCCAGTggagaaaaagtaaatgaagcCAATTTTGACCCAGATCCAAACTCAGGATCAAGCACTGGAG ATGGTCATGAGGAACCCGTGCACTACAAACTAGAGTCCAAAGTAGTCGCTCCTGTGGTGGTCATCGGCTCGCTGATTGTTGGACTGCTGATAACGCTGCTGTTGCTAAGATGGCGATCTCGAA GGGACCATACAGAAATTCCTAGATGCGATGAGGAAG GTAAAGCTTAG